A genomic region of Elaeis guineensis isolate ETL-2024a chromosome 9, EG11, whole genome shotgun sequence contains the following coding sequences:
- the LOC140851567 gene encoding uncharacterized protein translates to MQTYTGRKIFRSGITWFATNYIALDSLLQKKTALRQMFVSAEWQESRYARAGTDGSHVENLMTSQSFGQQAEKVVKAIKPLYEMLRAVNSERYSQMGFLYYMIERAKKQISENDPKHAQEFINIIERRWDYQMGRDLHLAAYYLNSRFQYTISEIDMDSELLAALRNVIYKMVFDPEIALLCLQETKQFREGSDSFGIPSAVKQKADESR, encoded by the exons atgcagACGTATACTGGGAGGAAGATTTTTCGATCGGGTATCACAtggtttgctaccaactacatagcacttgatagtcttcttcagaagaaaacagccctacgtcagatgtttgtcagtgccgagtggcaggagagtagatatgcgagggccggcactgatggaagtcatgtggagaacttaaTGACAAGTCAGTCATTTGGGCAGCAGGCTGAGAAGgtagtgaaggctatcaagcctttatatgagaTGCTTCGTGCCGTGAACAGCGAGAGATACTCCCAGATGGGTTTCCTATATTACATGATAGAGAgggcaaagaaacagatcagtgagaatgatcccaagcatgctcaagaattcattaacattattgagcgccgttgggactatcagatgggtagagatttgcatctagctg cttattacttgaattcgagatttcagtatactatttcggagatagatatggatagcgagcttcttgctgctcttcgcaatgtcatatataagatggtgttcGATCCAGAAATCGCGTtgttgtgtctgcaagag acgaaacagtttagagagggatcagacagttttggaATTCCATCAGCTGTcaagcaaaaagcagatgaatccagataa